A window from Streptomyces sp. NBC_00271 encodes these proteins:
- a CDS encoding SCO5717 family growth-regulating ATPase: MNSDRDGIRGGWATPGDDQSDAESAVEATGEFTIDYAPPAWYTQNASGHSAQASPTPPPPAPPAPSAPPVSFDPAAPVPPAAPVPSAAPVPPAVPASGPQPAWTPLVVPADEAGLGNGDIESGSTMRFSAAALKREFAEREAAARAAEEASAGPAGDAAVAEGAPVGEGSDGEDTTGGDFELSAPAVPAGEQQSAEASGEVAAGGEAPSSAEGANAGTSEHDGTGAAAAGDGSDNSPAGDGSDVTYSAAGHGQEPAHVGADVTDPTGGEDGPHGEVEAAQVPADAGDEDSEDATAAADGGFKEPAGASDGDVEGAEGADDAGGEGPVAAVTAETAAQDSAPEAPVSQDASAHEADDFDDWPQDLAANTSPDAGTDVPQDSQTAAPAWAPPPMPQSGLPPLPPAYQPAAPAPAAHWPSPQPVVPPQSGPPQQPQPTAAEGQEPVPPQPTAAQGQPPLPPQQGGYGFPHQQPQQQPYPGPPPAQPTAQPAVPPQQPLAQPQPPFQPQAPQPAPAAWHPQGTPPTPGPVAPPVADASVPAPPAPPAPQDGYGFPHPGIPAPAAPNPPAPPTGYGFPQPSAPVPPHPGPQQSGYGFPQTGAPAPQPTPPQANAPHSGAPQANQPQPPAPQAPGPQSGYGFPQPPAPNAPQEGGYGFPQQPHPGPQPAAQQAQPQPPVDPRTGAAWPQPVQHDQRQPTNPAAAPLGYTAAVELSSDRLLNNKKQKAKSGRPTGGSSRFKLGGKKEEAERQRKLELIRTPVLSCYRIAVISLKGGVGKTTTTTALGSTLATERQDKILAIDANPDAGTLGRRVRRETGATIRDLVQAIPYLNSYMDIRRFTSQAASGLEIIANDVDPAVSTTFNDEDYRRAIDVLGRQYPIILTDSGTGLLYSAMRGVLDLADQLIIISTPSVDGASSASTTLDWLSAHGYADLVSRSLTVISGVRETGKMIKVEDIVGHFETRCRGVVVVPFDEHLAAGAEVDLDMMRPKVREAYFNLSAMVAEDIVRHQQSHGLWTNDGNPPPVAAPPMPGQYPYPQGQGVPGAPMPGQQPHPQQPGQPYAGPPQPSQPYPGPPQPPQPGQQFHPGQPGQPYPPYQGQPPQTPPPPAPPQQ; the protein is encoded by the coding sequence GTGAACAGCGATCGGGACGGGATCCGCGGGGGCTGGGCCACACCCGGCGATGACCAGTCCGACGCGGAGTCCGCCGTCGAGGCGACGGGCGAGTTCACCATCGACTACGCGCCGCCCGCCTGGTACACGCAGAACGCGTCGGGCCATTCGGCCCAGGCTTCGCCGACCCCACCTCCGCCGGCTCCTCCCGCGCCGTCCGCTCCGCCGGTGTCGTTCGACCCGGCCGCACCGGTTCCTCCGGCCGCGCCCGTTCCGTCGGCAGCACCGGTGCCTCCGGCCGTGCCCGCGTCCGGACCTCAGCCCGCCTGGACGCCGCTGGTCGTACCGGCCGACGAGGCGGGTCTCGGGAACGGTGACATCGAGAGCGGCTCGACCATGCGGTTCTCCGCCGCCGCGCTCAAGCGTGAGTTCGCGGAGCGGGAGGCCGCGGCCCGAGCCGCCGAGGAAGCGTCCGCAGGCCCCGCCGGGGACGCCGCTGTCGCCGAGGGCGCGCCGGTCGGTGAGGGATCGGACGGCGAGGACACGACCGGCGGTGACTTCGAGTTGAGCGCGCCCGCCGTGCCGGCCGGGGAGCAGCAGTCCGCCGAGGCCTCCGGTGAGGTCGCGGCCGGCGGGGAAGCGCCCTCGTCGGCGGAAGGCGCGAACGCGGGCACGAGCGAGCACGACGGAACCGGCGCCGCCGCTGCGGGCGACGGCTCCGACAACAGCCCCGCGGGCGACGGCTCCGATGTCACCTACTCCGCCGCGGGACACGGGCAGGAGCCCGCGCACGTCGGGGCCGACGTGACGGACCCGACCGGTGGTGAAGACGGCCCGCACGGTGAGGTCGAGGCAGCGCAGGTTCCGGCCGACGCGGGCGACGAGGACTCCGAGGACGCCACAGCCGCAGCCGATGGTGGCTTCAAGGAGCCCGCGGGTGCCTCCGACGGCGACGTCGAGGGCGCCGAGGGCGCCGACGACGCGGGGGGCGAGGGCCCCGTTGCCGCCGTGACGGCGGAGACCGCGGCTCAGGACTCCGCTCCCGAGGCCCCCGTGTCCCAGGACGCGTCGGCGCACGAAGCCGATGACTTCGACGACTGGCCCCAGGACCTCGCGGCGAACACCTCACCGGACGCCGGGACCGACGTGCCGCAGGACTCGCAGACAGCCGCTCCCGCCTGGGCTCCCCCACCGATGCCGCAGAGCGGACTGCCGCCGCTGCCGCCCGCCTACCAGCCCGCCGCCCCGGCCCCGGCGGCCCACTGGCCCTCCCCCCAGCCGGTCGTGCCACCGCAGTCCGGGCCCCCTCAGCAGCCGCAACCGACGGCCGCGGAGGGCCAGGAACCCGTCCCGCCGCAGCCGACCGCCGCACAGGGACAGCCGCCGCTGCCGCCCCAGCAGGGTGGCTACGGCTTCCCCCATCAGCAGCCCCAGCAGCAGCCCTACCCGGGGCCGCCGCCCGCCCAGCCGACGGCCCAGCCGGCGGTCCCGCCGCAACAGCCGCTCGCCCAGCCGCAGCCGCCGTTCCAGCCGCAGGCTCCGCAGCCCGCGCCCGCCGCCTGGCATCCGCAGGGCACGCCGCCCACGCCGGGCCCCGTGGCCCCTCCGGTCGCCGACGCTTCCGTACCCGCGCCGCCCGCGCCACCCGCGCCGCAGGACGGTTACGGCTTCCCGCACCCCGGGATTCCGGCTCCCGCCGCGCCCAACCCCCCGGCCCCGCCGACCGGTTACGGGTTCCCGCAGCCGAGTGCCCCCGTCCCGCCCCACCCGGGACCGCAGCAGAGCGGCTACGGATTCCCGCAGACGGGCGCGCCCGCTCCCCAGCCGACCCCACCGCAGGCCAACGCGCCACACAGCGGCGCACCGCAGGCCAACCAGCCCCAGCCCCCCGCACCGCAGGCCCCCGGCCCGCAGTCGGGCTACGGCTTCCCCCAGCCCCCGGCTCCGAACGCGCCCCAGGAGGGCGGCTACGGCTTCCCGCAGCAGCCCCACCCGGGACCGCAGCCGGCAGCGCAGCAGGCGCAGCCCCAGCCGCCGGTGGACCCCCGTACCGGAGCCGCCTGGCCGCAGCCCGTCCAGCACGACCAGCGTCAGCCCACCAACCCGGCCGCCGCCCCGCTCGGGTACACGGCCGCGGTGGAGTTGTCCTCCGACCGGCTGCTCAACAACAAGAAGCAGAAGGCCAAGAGTGGTCGCCCCACCGGCGGCTCCTCGCGGTTCAAGCTCGGCGGGAAGAAGGAAGAAGCCGAGCGGCAGCGGAAGTTGGAGCTGATCCGGACCCCGGTGCTGTCGTGCTACCGGATCGCCGTCATCAGCCTCAAGGGCGGTGTCGGCAAGACGACGACCACCACCGCGCTCGGCTCCACGCTGGCCACCGAGCGACAGGACAAGATCCTGGCGATCGACGCCAACCCGGACGCGGGCACGCTCGGGCGCCGGGTGCGCCGCGAGACCGGGGCCACCATCCGCGACCTCGTGCAGGCGATCCCGTACCTGAACTCGTACATGGACATCCGGCGGTTCACCTCGCAGGCCGCCTCCGGCCTGGAGATCATCGCCAACGACGTCGACCCGGCCGTCTCCACGACCTTCAACGACGAGGACTACCGGCGCGCGATAGACGTGCTGGGCAGGCAGTACCCGATCATCCTGACCGACTCGGGCACCGGTCTGCTGTACAGCGCCATGCGCGGGGTACTCGACCTCGCCGACCAGCTCATCATCATCTCCACGCCGTCCGTCGACGGTGCCAGCAGTGCCAGTACGACGCTGGACTGGCTGTCGGCGCACGGGTACGCGGATCTGGTCTCGCGGTCCCTCACCGTCATCTCCGGGGTGCGTGAGACCGGCAAGATGATCAAGGTGGAGGACATTGTCGGCCACTTCGAGACGCGCTGCCGCGGTGTCGTGGTCGTGCCGTTCGACGAGCACCTGGCCGCGGGCGCCGAGGTCGACCTCGACATGATGCGGCCCAAGGTGCGGGAGGCGTACTTCAACCTGTCCGCGATGGTCGCCGAGGACATCGTGCGGCACCAGCAGTCGCACGGGCTGTGGACGAACGACGGCAACCCGCCGCCGGTGGCCGCCCCGCCGATGCCCGGTCAGTACCCCTACCCGCAGGGCCAGGGCGTGCCAGGAGCACCGATGCCGGGGCAGCAGCCCCATCCCCAGCAGCCGGGCCAGCCGTACGCGGGACCCCCGCAGCCCAGCCAGCCCTATCCGGGGCCTCCCCAGCCTCCGCAGCCGGGCCAGCAGTTCCACCCCGGTCAACCGGGTCAGCCCTATCCCCCGTACCAGGGCCAGCCCCCTCAGACCCCTCCCCCGCCCGCACCCCCACAGCAGTGA